A single genomic interval of Anopheles marshallii chromosome 2, idAnoMarsDA_429_01, whole genome shotgun sequence harbors:
- the LOC128707293 gene encoding protein Dr1 — MSDPHDELCPPNQEDDELTLPRASINKIIKELVPSIRVANESRELILNCCTEFIHLISSEANEVCNQRNKKTINAEHVLEALDRLGFKDYKQEAEAVLNDCKQVAAKRRRQSTRLENLGIPEEELLRQQQELFARAREEQAAAEQQQWYSVQTATLQNAELFQKQMSQDEDDSDEY; from the exons ATGTCTGATCCACACGACGAACTTTGTCCACCAAATCAAGAAGACGATGAACTAACCTTGCCGCGCGCGAGTAtcaacaaaataatcaaagaaCTG GTTCCCTCAATCCGAGTGGCAAATGAAAGTCGTGAGCTAATATTGAATTGCTGCACCGAGTTCATTCATTTAATCAGTTCGGAAGCGAATGAAGTGTGCAATCAGCGGAACAAGAAAACCATAAATGCCGAGCACGTATTGGAGGCCCTCGATAGGCTCGGTTTTAAAGATTACAAACAAGAAGCGGAGGCAGTTTTGAACGATTGCAAGCAAGTGGCCGCCAAACGTAGACGACAAAGTACGCGGCTGGAGAATTTAGGCATCCCCGAGGAGGAGCTGTTACGACAGCAGCAGGAATTGTTTGCTAGGGCCCGGGAGGAACAGGCAGCTGCTGAACAGCAACAGTGGTACAGCGTCCAGACGGCAACACTGCAAAATGCTGAGCTGTT